aaaccttcccacttatcctaattttttttgGCTAGAAATgtgttttaagaaaattttatattaacattttaattagaataattaaggatattaactatttagattAACTAATGTGATTGTAAAAGTAGAtgaccaaattatgtcaaataaaaaatataaatattaaattccaaAAGTGAGCATAATAAAAGAATCTAAACTAGAGTAGGATCACTAGGCCATGCTTCATAATTGGAAGAACGAGCACCATGAAAATATGTCACTCAGCCAAAGAAAGATGACGGAGAGTTGGCCGAAATGAGCACTAAATATTTTGGGAGAGATCTCCAAATTATTAGTATGACTATCAAAATCGTGAGTATGAGCATGTAGGTTCAGATCCAAGTATTAGTATCAATTCCCTTAACTATTATTCTTGAGAAATGGCCCAACCTAGCCCATTCCTCAAAAGAAGTTTTTATGAGATCCCTGTctaccaaaatttttacttctgGTTCCGGCGAACAAACAATCATTGAGTCCTCCTCTTTTCAGACAACACATACAAAGAGACCCGCCAATAGTTAGTTATTAGAGGACCTATGAGAGATGCttataattaatgtatttttcttttttttggaatGATCATGGCACCTTTCATATCTGATTTACGCCTTTGAAAATTGATTCTTTTAGGATTTGTGAATGTTTCTTATAGCAATATCGTTTCTAAAATTCTAATGTAAATTCTCTCTTAAAAcataatatgtattattattgcACCCAATActtattaatatttcatatatatacatatatgataaCATAGATTATGTATCTGTGCACAAGGCAGcccaaataaaaatagttaaattatatgtttattagtTGATAAATCTTTTTTACTCTTTCTCCAAAAAGTTCAATTAAGAGATAATATGAAGGGGAGGGAAGCCCAGCCCCAAGTAACCCCTAGCTAGGCCCATTATTTATGCTTCGATGGAAATGGAATAATAACACACTCATTTCTTTACTACTagaatgtaaattttaatatttaattcggattttagagttgatttgatgaaaaattcataattagtgaataattttagcaattaatgttcatcaaaacaatcctaAGACTCGAATTAAATCACATTCATGATcggattatatttgataaattaaacaaattcacaattaacactaaatttattctatgaacaacatgaaaaattcaaacataataatattagtagttaactttcatcaaatcaatcctaaaacttgaattaaacactaaaaaagtAACCTTGTTTCCTTTgggtactaaattgaacaaaaaaagtaACGTAACTGCTACCTgaaaaaaaagtgtaaaacacgggtaccaaatgatatattaatcCTCAAAACTAGACGCTGCGCAGATATATAGCTCTTTGGACTGCTTATTACTCTTACCATTAAAATAAACTGCATTTGAATTTTCTCATGCTTTAGAATAGTGGGTTCCAATATAAAAATCCATGGTTTAGTAAAATTGCAGACATatttatagagagagagagaggctTTTAAATCATGTTTGCTTGTTTGCAGATGATGGAATGAGTCAGTTGAATACAAGAGTCTAATAAGATTTGGTGCTTCTATACTTGGCCGCATTGTTCAATACTCCTGATGTGGCAGTGGATCTGGGAGTGATTGCCTTCCTTATCTTAAATATATTCCAAGCAGCTCCAGCACAATGCCCTGCTGTTGCTAGCACATCTTCTGTCGCCTCCCCAGCTCTTTCACCAAACCTGCAACACTTACTCAAAACCATTAACACCAAATCAAGATTGAAATATATGggcttttttataaaattaactcaaaattttaattaattacataaatggCCCATTTTTTGATTAAACATGTCAATGACCTAAAATCTATAGTAAAAGTTGGTGGAGCCAAAGAGTTTGGCGTCACCAACATGCCACATCAGCAATcggaataaaaaaatcaattttttggtGGATCCACGTAGAATAACGGCAAATAAATTGGCACCACCAGTTTccaatgtgatttttttttaattttctaaaagtttaaatatattaaaaaatattaagtataattaattttaaaagtttaatatatttaaaattttaatatacttaatatatattttaataggtaaagacaaaaaaaaattcgtaatatatttaaaattttaaaaacttgaaaaaattaaatatattaaaaatattaggtatagccaattttaaattttaatatattttaaaaattaaatatattaaaaattgttaagtataacaaattttaaaattttaatatattcaatatctttttaaaaatgtattttaaattttaatagattttaataggtaaagagaaaaagatttttaatatatttaaaattttaaaaacacaaaaaatttaaatatattaaaattttaaatatgttaaagaaaatgttgagtataacatattttaaaattttaatatacttaatatattaaaattttgaacatattaaaaaattttaagtataaccaaatttaaaattttaatattttaatatatttttaataggtaaagacaaaaaagattttttaatatatttaaaattttacagagataattttaaattttaaaattttaaaatatattttaaaaaatattgaatatattaaaaattaaattggttatacttaacattttttaatatatttaatttcttaaaatatattaaatatattaaaattttaaaattagttatatttaacattttctaatatatttaaatttttaaaattttaaaattttaaatatattaagaaaatctTTTGTCTTTacctattaaaatatatattaagtatattaaaattttaaatatattaaccttttaaaattaattatatttaacatttcttttaatatatttaaaattttagaaacttaAAAAATCACATTGAAAATGGCACGAATTTATTTGGCTCcactagaaaataaaaatttttttattaaagtccttccattttttcaaaaattacaatatttccCTAATATTTATACAAGTGGCATTATTCTATATGGTtccacaaaaaaattaatttttttatctcgaTTGCTGACGTGGCGTATTAGTGGCGTCAAACTCTTTGGCTCCACcaatttttattgtaaattttaactcatttacatatataataaaaaaaaagagtcatttatgtaattaattaaattttttgagttaatttaaaaaaaaaaagccaaatatatgtatatatatattacctatCAGTCATCATTCTGGTTGCTGCAGATGATGTTGCAGAAAAAGCTTGCTTTTCAGCAACCTCTGCTGCATCTAGAACCTTGTCTGCCATAGCCATACATACACGAAATGGATAATTCATATTTGGTGTCACAAATATCAGAGAAGAGAAATCAAGAATATGTGGCCATTGTTACTCACTAACAGCATCAAGGGAAGCTAAAAGAACTTCTCCTGGAACCATGGATAAGAAAGCTTTCCCAGGTTTGGAGCTAACCAAAGGTGCCATCACTGTTCCACTAGCCGCACCAACCATGCCCAGCATTGCTTTGCTCATCTTTTCAGTCATTTTGGACAGCTTTCGCACACTACACAATCAGACATATGCAGTACCTTAGGCTCAGAGTTCAACAACTTTTGACTTTAATGAAAACTACTTTATGTCAACTTCACATAATATCcggaaaaataattaagtctTGGGATACCGTTTTAGGCTTTTGTTGACAGCTCCACTACTCTTCCTAGTGGTCCTGCTGCTTTGGTAACCATTGTTACTTGCTGTAGGAGCTTGCATTAAAATGGTTTCTCCTCCTTTCTGAACCTGCTTTTTAAttccttcttttctttagaTTCACTAACCATGGTATGTTCTATACAAGGCTTTTTTAGCTTTAGCAATGAATGTTTTCTTAGGGTTAACTGATAAATGGCTAGAAGTAGAATACCAGTTGAAGTTGAAACTTGAAAGCAAACCTGGCTAGTATAAGCATTGCTGCATTTGAAGATTCCCTTCACAATCTGACCGGTCCCTCCAGCAATGGCCTTTGCCAAAACATTGTTATAAGATTCGATCCTGGGAGCATACTCCTTCCAATCCACATGTTTATCCCCGGATGAAGTTGCACCAGAAAAGCATGAATGCTCCTTCAAAAACGAATCCAAGGAGCTCATGAACCTGCTATCATATTGTCCCGAAAAGGTCACTCCATAACTCAGAGGATTCCCATCTTTCATGGGCAAGGAAAAGAGGTAGTGAAAGGAATCAAGCTTCACAACCGGCTCATCTTTTGTCAAAGGCCATTGAACATCTTCCCCAACTTTAATGATGGTAGCAAGAGGAACATCCTCTTCTAATACCCGCACAAGTGTGAACTCACCCTTGCCCAGTTCCAAGGCTTCTCCTTCCTCCATCAGATAAACCCTGCATCCTGGAATCTGCAAAAGAGGCTCTACTTTCAGATTCTTGGTTTCTGGGTATGCAACTACAGGTTGAGTTGAGGAGGGTTGAATGGGATGGTTATGGGAAGCTTTGGAACTTTTTCCCCTGAAACACCCCAtatcttttctattatttttgcaCCTAAGTTTGCTATGCTTTTCTTCAAGGGAACAAGTTTGGATATGAATGTGAAAGGAACAACAAAAAAAGGTTTGGCTGACGGCGGATGTTTGGCTGTGCTTGATTCTTTGTTTGTAACTTTATTCTGATTCCTGATGGATAGAGATAGGCTCGTTTGAAGTGTTACTTTCGGTGGAGGAAAGAATCAGAGCTtgacatatgattttttttttaatatttaatttgaaagaaCTATTCATAAGCAGGCTCAAACTCAAACTCACAACTTACTCCGTCAATTAACATCGGTTGGACTATTCCTTGCTAGTGCTTGAAAGGCAATTTATACCTTGCATTTTGGACCCGAAAACAAACTTAGACttacattaaaagaaaacatataaagTAAGTCTTTATCTAAAAGCATTTCCTGcttttggttgaaatttgaTAAAACAAGAAAAGAGTAATGAAaattgcaaaacatataacacAAAATGGGCAGTCGATACATACAGATGCGGATTGGAAAGCTGTAAAATCACAAACACTAAACTTTGTGTCTCACATTTGAACACCGACTGcatataatcatttaataaaattacaggACGAAATCGATACAAGTTACAAAGTCAGCCCCCGGATGAAGAGGGTtgataaaattaagaataaatctGATTGAATGGCAACTAAAAAATGAGGGCGAAAATTCCTAAACCACTAAAACCAATCCAATAAGGAATCATCAAATAATCCCACCACCAATCAACTAAAGAATCTGTGCTTCAGAAACCTTGCTGCTTCCACTCGGATCTAAAAATGAAGAGCCACAATGGtcacaaaaaataaacattCCTTCTCTCTGCTAAACCTCGTATTTCTTGGGTTGATGCCATTGACACAAACTTCTCGCCAATGAGCTTAGGAATGAGGCTTTTGGAGGAGCTCCTTTTTTCCCATATAAATGCTTACCTCCCAAGTCTGTGAACTTTGGTCCCCTACCTCTGTTCCTTTCAATCTGCACCATTACACAAATACTGCTAAGCTTCCAACAAATTAATAGACCTCGAGGTCATTATGAATGGTTTAATTTAAGTGCTATGCTCCACTGACTTACcttgtttatttttccattCTTCAAGTGATATCGAATACCCGACCAATTGATTGATTGAGAGAAATGAGATCGGAAGGCAGAGATAGGGTATAGAAAGTTATCAACCAGCAATGCGACAAATATCTGCTCAGTCACAAAACAATTTCATCTACATACTCGAAAAGCGATATAACCAAGCTTCAAGTCAAAATTCAGACCTAATCAAACAAAAAACAGAGTTGATTTAACTATAAAACTTTTATGCTCCTTTTAAGTGAAACCTTGAGTACACTATTTCACTACAGTGTGAAGGAGATCATTAAAGGATTTTAGACCAGGAATTGAAACGGATAAAAAGGCCAGAAATTTTTGTCATCACTCTAAACACATAGGTGTGTGCAACTTATGAATAATATACAGTTGGGGAGAAGGAAGAGGTATATACCAAAGATACGCACTCGAGTTTCATGGGAACAACATAATGATACAAGTTCAATAAAATTCGTTGCCATCCTCCATACTAAAGAGATAGAGGTGCTTACCAAGCTCCAGTTGTAATAATCAAGTGAGAGCTTAGGTGCCTCAG
This genomic stretch from Gossypium raimondii isolate GPD5lz chromosome 6, ASM2569854v1, whole genome shotgun sequence harbors:
- the LOC105773479 gene encoding senescence/dehydration-associated protein At4g35985, chloroplastic, with the protein product MGCFRGKSSKASHNHPIQPSSTQPVVAYPETKNLKVEPLLQIPGCRVYLMEEGEALELGKGEFTLVRVLEEDVPLATIIKVGEDVQWPLTKDEPVVKLDSFHYLFSLPMKDGNPLSYGVTFSGQYDSRFMSSLDSFLKEHSCFSGATSSGDKHVDWKEYAPRIESYNNVLAKAIAGGTGQIVKGIFKCSNAYTSQVQKGGETILMQAPTASNNGYQSSRTTRKSSGAVNKSLKRVRKLSKMTEKMSKAMLGMVGAASGTVMAPLVSSKPGKAFLSMVPGEVLLASLDAVNKVLDAAEVAEKQAFSATSSAATRMMTDRFGERAGEATEDVLATAGHCAGAAWNIFKIRKAITPRSTATSGVLNNAAKYRSTKSY